One Dasypus novemcinctus isolate mDasNov1 chromosome 1, mDasNov1.1.hap2, whole genome shotgun sequence genomic window carries:
- the PGCKA1 gene encoding uncharacterized protein C4orf19 homolog, translated as MGCKCCKMIQSYIFDPVQVPSPGYVNEVNSCKLDEDDAIKLKVKPSSEVLVHKNDLNEGLKRTESRSRTASLQVPCSSPRGPVPLGDRAGPCTEKTDDAVNGMDPAAALQATGNPRPHQGDRGPLASTANDIHPSQPFLDGGGTRKQDCMLPALEETLVFQNGASRPPPKLESHALEVQDHIIQIPAPDYPQLWGSVVDNFAHEERDCLFQNHAEDEALEGIHPRGGEHALNMSISGKRSWDSLNKAVTAEILNVYFKDMGPAPAMPVADTRNGQAAARGPHGDRNGEMEDEDAAVAEALAALEAATAGEDVDEAY; from the exons ATGGGGTGCAAGTGCTGTAAAATGATACAAAG CTATATCTTCGATCCAGTTCAAGTGCCCTCACCTGGCTATGTCAATGAAGTAAACAGTTGCAAATTAGATGAAGATGATGCCATTAAACTAAAAGTCAAACCGAGCAGTGAAGTCCTGGTGCATAAAAACGACTTGAATGAGGGCTTgaagagaactgagagcaggagcAGGACAGCTAGTCTGCAGGTACCCTGCTCGTCTCCCCGAGGACCTGTCCCTCTGGGGGATAGAGCAGGACCCTGCACGGAAAAGACTGATGATGCCGTCAATGGCATGGACCCTGCTGCTGCCTTGCAGGCCACTGGGAATCCCAGGCCCCACCAGGGTGACAGGGGCCCCTTGGCCAGTACTGCAAACGACATTCACCCAAGTCAGCCTTTCCTTGATGGCGGAGGCACTAGGAAACAGGACTGCATGCTGCCGGCTTTGGAAGAGACCTTAGTCTTCCAAAATGGAGCGTCCAGACCTCCTCCTAAGTTGGAGAGCCATGCCTTGGAAGTACAAGACCATATCATACAGATACCAGCCCCGGATTACCCTCAACTTTGGGGATCGGTAGTAGACAATTTTGCTCACGAAGAAAGAGATTGTCTTTTCCAGAACCATGCTGAGGATGAGGCCCTGGAGGGAATTCACCCCCGGGGAGGGGAGCATGCTTTGAATATGTCCATCTCAGGGAAGAGAAGCTGGGATTCCTTAAACAAGGCGGTGACAGCAGAGATTTTAAATGTCTACTTTAAGGACATGGGTCCTGCTCCTGCCATGCCTGTGGCTGATACAAGAAACGGGCAGGCGGCTGCTCGTGGCCCCCACGGAGACCGGAATGGAGAGATGGAGGACGAGGACGCAGCGGTGGCAGAGGCCCTTGCGGCTTTAGAAGCTGCGACTGCAGGAGAAGATGTTGACGAGGCCTATTAG